A single region of the Ptychodera flava strain L36383 chromosome 9, AS_Pfla_20210202, whole genome shotgun sequence genome encodes:
- the LOC139141203 gene encoding uncharacterized protein: MEPFDHQQDAIERMLVHQRETMQALTLNLSMPKREFLSFDGDPVSYPVFTKNFEVNVEQQVTDDNTRLAYLIQHCTGPAKEAIKNCVILPPDQGYKEAKRILHHNFGQKHLIVRATIDKVVKGPQLKGFETDKLLQLARNMKSCNLSSFHMNYRADINSMDTLEKIVKRLPTYLQADWAKEAGKLIYSGTEPEFSHLTQFVESRAAIANTRFGKLIGSKPDSDKDARPKTKGKFVQPSTKVTTLTTQGSNVDKTSRTFANPAAKSDRADRQNTETGCLFCKGQHTIDRCCISAGKSYEDRKGFIRKHKLCDCCLEASPPHIARNCKSGLFCPVTNCGRRHHALLHPISSSDTRQASNASNNAYPLSSSPSSLPTSGRQTERQENEDTPGSSNGASGTSYCGTVHD, encoded by the coding sequence ATGGAACCTTTTGATCATCAGCAAGATGCTATTGAACGTATGCTTGTACACCAACGTGAAACTATGCAGGCACTTACACTTAATTTAAGTATGCCAAAACGTGAATTCCTGTCATTTGATGGAGATCCTGTGTCTTATCCAGTCTTCActaaaaattttgaagtgaatgTCGAACAACAGGTCACAGATGACAATACCAGATTAGCATATCTGATACAGCACTGTACTGGACCAGCGAAGGAGGCAATAAAGAACTGCGTCATTTTGCCACCGGATCAAGGGTATAAAGAGGCAAAGAGAATACTGCATCACAACTTTGGGCAAAAACATCTTATTGTTAGAGCTACAATAGACAAAGTTGTTAAAGGACCACAACTTAAAGGGTTTGAAACCGACAAATTGCTTCAATTAGCCCGGAACATGAAGAGCTGTAATCTTAGTTCATTTCATATGAATTACAGAGCTGACATTAACTCCATGGATACTCTAGAAAAAATCGTCAAGCGCTTACCAACATATCTGCAAGCTGATTGGGCAAAGGAAGCTGGTAAGTTGATATATTCTGGAACTGAACCTGAATTCTCCCATTTGACGCAATTTGTGGAAAGTAGAGCAGCCATAGCTAACACGAGGTTTGGTAAATTGATTGGATCCAAACCAGACTCTGATAAAGATGCAAGACCAAAGACAAAGGGCAAGTTTGTGCAACCATCAACAAAGGTAACAACTTTAACCACACAGGGTAGTAATGTTGATAAGACCAGCAGGACATTTGCGAACCCAGCAGCGAAATCTGATCGTGCTGACAGGCAAAACACAGAAACTGggtgtttgttttgtaaaggtCAACACACAATCGACAGATGCTGTATATCTGCAGGAAAATCGTACGAAGATAGGAAAGGTTTTATCAGAAAACACAAGTTATGTGATTGTTGCCTTGAAGCAAGTCCTCCACACATCGCTAGAAATTGTAAGAGTGGTTTGTTCTGCCCTGTTACCAATTGTGGAAGACGCCATCATGCTCTATTACATCCCATTTCTTCATCTGACACACGCCAAGCAAGTAATGCAAGTAATAATGCATATCCTTTATCAAGCAGTCCTTCATCTTTGCCAACATCTGGAAGACAAACGGAAAGGCAAGAAAATGAAGATACTCCAGGCTCGAGCAATGGTGCCAGTGGTACATCATATTGTGGTACTGTTCACGACTAG
- the LOC139141202 gene encoding uncharacterized protein has protein sequence MGVYLDKVWTTDKLPISENSIPSVRDTQRWSHLKDVQLPELKNKEVTILIGNDVPEAHWILEERRGGRKQPYAVKTLLGWTLIGPMAGSKTLDANVNYIKMDQALNCENSFQCAETISSILQQMYNTDFSESLHDTRFDTPTLPNNKQLAEKRLHLLKRRLLKDDTLLDRYSSTMEDYISQGHARRVPKEENVVVKDQPVWYLPHHPVINPHKPDKCRVVFDCAAKYGGTSLNDQLLQGPDMTNSLIGVLLRFRQDPVALVADIKQMFHQVRVDPSDCDVLRFLWWPNGDLTKDPIDHQMLVHLFGATSSPSCASYALRRTADDNRGNFDSDIINSVYRNFYVDDFLKSVLNSSVAKKFVEEITSLLSEGGFQLTKWISNSREVLSSIPAAERAPSVMNLDLSDLPVDRALGLQWDVEEDVFKFKVGKEVKDETRRGLLSVVASVYDPLGLVAPFILPAKQILQQLCKIGYNWDEKVPEEYLAGWQRWYNGILLLRDIAIPRCYKPQHFGRLESVELHHFSDASMEGYGVASYLRLVDVSGSIHCCLIVGKSRVAPMKTVTIPRLELTAATVSAKISKQLHEELQLPIHQEQFWTDSTIVLQYIRNSTRRFQTFVANRIQVIHDASTPSQWHHVPSELNPADCASRGIQLDHINGRLLQLWYEGPQFLWQPRSSWPTQPTDLPEISEDDKELKKAKVYAMQKNTSPDDSDSLESLMYRCSSWYKLQKSVAWLLRYKRYLSTKYGRCNGGTIEAGRQTVQELTLATKEIVKLVQKKAFPQEITTMKPPSGRRDSKGYISPLIHIEVSHSLSTDSFIQAIWRFISRRGPPVSIYSDNGTNFRGAEEEVKKALQKWNQDKITDSLHSRNIQWYFNPPAASHTGGVWERMIRSVKRILRSLMSNQLVDDETLLTLLSEVERILNDRPLVQQSDDPNDMEVLTPNSLLLLRRNPCTSSDLPAALTLHDRRRQAQRMADNFWQRWTTEYLPSLQQRQKWLRPRRNLVPGDLVIIMDENQPRGYWLKGVIQHTFPDRYGNTRQVIVKTANGVLRRDVRKLCLLEEAHTKISEDDPVYGYGSKVVTSTHNGHMLIFHCIQQSKTGGESVFADGFKTALQLKEEDPAAFEILSNTHCDFMDKGVEIPLGKIYNKSAWPIFSFDRHGNLAQVHFNNPVRDTRLRMPVEKVYPFYKVITTYNDIIHREENTVIYRMQPGELLMFDNSRVLYGRNTFEVREAGNVLPRILTQPETK, from the exons ATGGGTGTGTATCTGGATAAAGTTTGGACAACAGACAAGCTTCCAATATCTGAAAACAGTATTCCATCTGTGAGAGACACACAGAGATGGTCACATCTCAAAGATGTTCAACTGCCCGAATTGAAGAATAAAGAGGTGACCATCCTAATTGGCAATGACGTTCCTGAAGCACATTGGATTTTGGAAGAAAGACGAGGAGGAAGAAAACAGCCATATGCAGTGAAAACACTCCTTGGTTGGACTCTCATTGGACCAATGGCTGGATCAAAGACACTTGATGCTAATGTCAACTACATAAAGATGGACCAAGCCCTCAACTGTGAAAATTCTTTCCAGTGTGCAGAAACTATTTCTTCTATATTGCAGCAGATGTACAATACAGACTTCAGTGAATCTCTACATGACACCAGG TTTGATACACCAACATTACCGAACAACAAACAGTTGGCTGAGAAGAGACTACACTTGCTAAAGAGACGCCTTCTTAAAGATGACACACTACTTGACAGATATTCATCAACTATGGAGGATTATATTTCACAAGGCCATGCAAGGAGAGTCCCTAAAGAAGAAAATGTTGTGGTAAAAGACCAACCTGTATGGTACTTACCTCACCATCCGGTAATCAACCCTCACAAACCAGACAAATGTAGAGTTGTGTTTGATTGTGCAGCCAAATATGGTGGTACATCTCTGAATGATCAGCTCCTTCAGGGCCCAGATATGACAAATTCTCTCATTGGAGTCCTACTTCGGTTTCGACAGGATCCAGTAGCACTGGTAGCTGACATAAAACAAATGTTTCACCAAGTACGAGTTGATCCATCAGACTGTGATGTCTTGAGATTTCTGTGGTGGCCCAATGGTGATTTAACCAAAGATCCTATCGACCATCAAATGTTAGTTCATCTATTTGGCGCAACTTCATCACCAAGCTGTGCATCGTATGCTCTCAGAAGGACAGCAGATGACAACAGAGGCAACTTTGATTCAGACATTATTAACTCTGTGTATAGAAACTTTTATGTTGATGATTTCTTGAAATCTGTTCTCAATTCTTCAGTAGCAAAGAAGTTCGTCGAAGAAATAACCTCTCTGTTATCAGAAGGAGGATTTCAGTTAACAAAGTGGATCTCAAACAGCAGAGAAGTCTTATCGTCAATACCGGCTGCAGAAAGAGCGCCATCTGTCATGAACCTCGACCTGAGTGATCTACCTGTGGACAGAGCTTTGGGGTTGCAGTGGGATGTAGAGGAAGATGTGTTCAAGTTCAAGGTGGGTAAAGAAGTAAAGGATGAAACTCGAAGAGGATTGCTCTCTGTTGTAGCTTCTGTCTATGATCCTCTTGGCTTAGTTGCACCATTTATCCTACCAGCAAAGCAAATTCTCCAACAGCTGTGTAAAATTGGTTACAACTGGGATGAAAAGGTACCAGAAGAGTATCTCGCTGGTTGGCAGAGATGGTACAACGGAATACTTCTACTCAGAGATATTGCTATTCCAAGATGCTACAAACCCCAACACTTCGGAAGACTAGAAAGTGTTGAACTTCATCATTTCTCAGATGCATCCATGGAAGGATACGGTGTTGCATCATATCTTCGCCTCGTAGATGTCAGTGGTAGcatacattgttgtctcataGTGGGAAAGTCTAGAGTTGCTCCAATGAAGACTGTGACAATTCCAAGACTAGAGCTGACAGCTGCAACAGTGTCTGCGAAGATCAGCAAACAACTTCATGAAGAATTACAACTACCAATACATCAGGAGCAGTTCTGGACAGACTCTACCATAGTACTACAGTACATTCGCAACTCAACGAGGAGGTTCCAAACATTCGTTGCTAATCGTATTCAAGTGATTCACGATGCATCGACACCAAGCCAATGGCATCATGTACCATCTGAGCTGAATCCTGCAGATTGTGCATCACGTGGTATACAACTTGACCACATCAATGGTAGATTATTGCAGTTATGGTATGAAGGTCCACAGTTTTTGTGGCAACCACGGTCAAGCTGGCCAACCCAACCTACTGATTTACCAGAAATTTCTGAAGATGACAAAGAACTGAAGAAAGCCAAAGTTTATGCAATGCAGAAGAACACCTCTCCTGATGATTCAGATAGCCTTGAATCCCTAATGTACAGATGTTCATCATGGTATAAACTTCAAAAATCAGTCGCTTGGTTACTACGATACAAAAGGTATCTATCCACCAAATATGGAAGATGCAATGGTGGTACCATCGAAGCTGGCCGACAAACAGTCCAAGAACTTACTCTAGCTACAAAGGAAATTGTTAAACTGGTTCAGAAGAAAGCATTTCCACAGGAAATCACGACGATGAAACCACCAAGTGGAAGACGGGATAGCAAAGGATATATCAGCCCTCTTA TCCACATAGAAGTATCTCACAGCCTGTCAACAGATTCTTTTATTCAAGCTATTTGGCGTTTCATAAGTCGTCGTGGACCACCAGTATCGATATATAGTGATAATGGAACCAATTTTCGTGGAGCAGAAGAAGAGGTAAAGAAAGCTCTTCAAAAGTGGAACCAGGACAAAATAACAGATTCTCTGCATTCACGAAATATCCAGTGGTATTTCAACCCACCAGCAGCCAGTCACACTGGAGGAGTATGGGAGCGAATGATCCGGTCTGTAAAAAGAATTCTGCGATCACTCATGAGCAACCAGTTAGTCGATGATGAGACTCTACTTACCTTGTTATCTGAAGTTGAAAGAATACTGAATGACAGACCATTGGTACAGCAGTCTGATGATCCCAATGACATGGAAGTTCTAACACCAAACAGTCTGTTACTGCTACGACGTAACCCATGTACCTCAAGTGATCTTCCGGCAGCCCTAACTCTCCATGATCGGAGAAGGCAAGCACAACGTATGGCAGATAATTTTTGGCAGCGATGGACCACAGAATATCTCCCTTCACTTCAGCAAAGGCAGAAATGGTTACGACCGAGACGAAACCTTGTACCAGGGGATTTGGTGATTATCATGGATGAAAACCAACCAAGAGGCTACTGGTTGAAAGGTGTAATACAGCACACATTTCCAGATCGGTATGGCAACACTCGCCAAGTGATAGTCAAAACTGCAAATGGTGTACTTCGGCGAGATGTGCGGAAATTGTGTTTGTTAGAAGAAGCTCA TACCAAAATTTCGGAGGACGACCCGGTGTATGGTTACGGCAGTAAAGTTGTCACCTCAACTCACAACGGGCAC ATGTTAATATTTCACTGTATCCAGCAAAGCAAGACTGGCGGAGAGAGCGTTTTCGCCGACGGTTTCAAGACTGCCCTGCAACTTAAGGAAGAGGATCCCGCAGCCTTCGAGATACTTTCCAACACCCACTGCGACTTCATGGACAAAGGTGTAGAAATACCATTGggtaaaatttacaataaaagTGCTTGGCCAATTTTCAG tttTGATAGACACGGCAATCTTGCACAAGTGCATTTCAACAATCCAGTAAGGGACACCAGACTGCGCATGCCTGTGGAGAAGGTGTACCCATTCTACAAAGTCATAACGACTTACAATGACATCATACATCGGGAAGAGAATACAGTCATATATCGAATGCAACCTG GTGAATTACTTATGTTTGATAATAGCCGTGTTCTATATGGACGAAACACATTTGAAGTTAGAGAGGCTGGGAATGTCCTTCCACGAATATTGACACAACCGGAAACCAAGTGA